The window GCTTGGGTtcacaataatgcttgcaatatctcagcattatcatttatgatatgacaaattGATATTTTGGTAGAGATTctcacaaaaatcacagaagttcatagtcataatttgccttcgcgggccacataaaatcatgcagccgGCCAGATCTGGGACtcgggccttaagtttgacacctgtgtattAAATCATTCCTTCCTCCATCAGTACACTTTTTGGATATTTTATTACAATCCCGTCACATGCAGTGTTAGCCCGATATCTGTGGCCTTTATTGAACGATATAAAACAAGTGTTGTAATTACCTGTCGATACTACATGATGGGATCAATGCACTACTTTTGACTAAATGAAGTTTCCCGACTCACTTTAATGTAGCTCGTTGGCACCAAGATAACACAAGGTGGtgtaaaaaaaaccacaaatggAAATTTTTCAGCGAATAATGCATCAATTCTTCTACCATTAGCTAGAGAATACTTTTTAGCATTTCAGTATCAGTATTCTACAAACTATTCCATCATTTAACCGAGGaaaccaataaaaataaaatttgcattTCTAAACATAAAATGTGCATGTGTATTATTTCTGTCCACTGGGGACGCCATTATCACGTTCCATGTTGTAGCAGCTatgactttgcatgtttatggtTTTAAAAGGCGGGGCCTGAACTGGTGAGCGACGTGGGCGTTTGCCAATGAGCGTATGGAGTCGCCGTGATGTCATCTGCGTGTTGAGTCTCTATGTGAGCTGGTAAGCTACACTCAGTTAGCTAGCTTTGATACGCTTTCCTAGCGGCTCACTGGCCAATGCGCCAACTTATTTCCACGTGCTTTATTTACATATGTTGCTATGCATGTGTATTGTCTGGTTCCCAAAGGTTGCCACTCACTTTGGAGGCCATCCTTTCCATTTCAAGAGGTACTCCACGTTGCCCTGCGGAGATACGAGATTTGATCGTATTACTGCTGTACGACTTCTCCTACAGCCAAAGACATTTCATGTTAGATCTGGCGACTTCTTGGCTTCTCCAGGTTGTGTGATGAAAATAAGAACGCAATAATCTACTTACACAATGTTTACGGAATTTTCTTGCTGGGCACTTGGGGGGGTAGCAGAGAAAATTTATGAAAGTGAAAATATATTAAGTTGGTGAAGCATCCGGTGCTCCTCACGGGTCATGACATATGTAATGAACTCATATTTTGCTCTTTTTACGACTGAATAAAACAGTGAGTTCGCCTAAAAGCATAAATGAGTCTCCCTGTACACCAGTTGAATGATAATTGCCCCGAGTGAACTAAGCAGTGTTACTATTGCAGTGAAAATCGCATTCAATGTGACTGAAATTTTAATTGAAGGTCAGCATGAAGCTGCTGTAGATGTACTGTTGTTAGCATTTAATCATTTGCTCAGAACGGACCAAATGTAAAAGAGAATAACACATATATTTACTTTGAAAACATAAGCACAAGGTACAACATAAGCGAGCATGACTTTGTCTCCAAGTCAACAAGTATTACATTACTAATATTATTACTGTAATAGTAGTATTACAGATGCTATTAGAGAGTGTGCTCAGGGgctacatttaatttttaaaacagaaatatgGGGTTCAAACGTCATTTGTAGATGACCCCCCCATAAAATGTTGATGtaacattgtttattttaaCACAATAACATGttataataattaaatgaatgaataaacaaaaaaatacatgtaaaacatttcaattatgtacatttttagtTCAAAGTAATTGTATattcacaataaataaataaatactgtaaatacctTTAAAatgactatttttgtttttgttattggcAATAAATAACATCACAGGGtagtaaataaaaaagtataatttactacttttttaaaaattttaaatagaaatgctaaaaatatgtgtaaaattgttcattaagtgatccattttttttacaataaatgaaGCATTTATCAACAATAAACAATGCATTTTACAATTAATGAAGCAATGAATTTATGGAATGCAACTGATGGAAATGTTAAAAGAATGTGCAAGTctttattttacaattgtaaTTTTAGAATTTGCCCAAAAAGGACTAAATTagtaattcaataaatcattttttaaatatatttttaaaatacatataagtaTAAAaactttttaatcatttaattattattaaagcaTACATTACCTAAAGATTTAactgaaacaataaaacatttaaagtagTTTATTAGTACAATTGTTTGAAAAAGatagaaaaatatttcataaaataaatacaacatttaATGTATATGCTGAATAGTTTATTTCTTACTTTGAtttcaataaaattaatttaagaacaatgctaactttttacttttttattatcTAGTATGAATAAATTAACTCATTACTTAATAGACTGAAAAGAATGTTTCATGTATAAGTAAAATGATCTATTGTACTATTCTTACATTAttgtttaaattaaataaattcctaattcatttcaaaattgaaaaaaaacattaaatgttgATGCAGTTATTTTTCATCCTACctccattttattatttaatcacCCAAACAAGCATGTTAAATGTGTTTGTAATACTGTATTGTTTATTACTTAGTTTTACTGTACATTACAAGTATATATTAccatatattttgtattatttgaaaaacaattttaatcaattaattagATTAAACAACGAAAAAATAGTCATAAAAAGTGATAACATTTTTAAGTAATTAACTTTAGGAAAAAACTAACCCAGTATAAATAAATCTGTGGGTCCGATTTCAGAACGGATTGGACGGTCTGTGCAAACTTTCGAAGGTTATGAGGCAAGTCGTAACGAGAGCTAGATAAAGTCACTCGGcagtaaaacaaatgaaagaggGGGGCCGTATAAGGGGCGTTGTTTTCAATGTTGCCGCTACGTGCGTCTTCATTTGGATCCGGAGATAATTGGCAAGAAAACAACACGGAGGCCCCCTCGAAAAAGCTCGGCCAGCTGTTCGTGGTCCTCGACAAAGTGGACACGTGAAGCGTGCCTGCGCAtcaaccaaaacaacaacagcagcgcCATCCTCTTTCCCCTCAATTAGATAAGCGGCTTGCttatgaaggggggggggggcttttcgaACATTTGTTCCACGACAAGGTGCGAGGTGGGGGCGAGAGCTGCCTTACCTTGCGAACTCTTTTCTTCAGGATGGATTCCACGGCGAACACTTGCTCGCCGATCGCTGACAGCTCCATCAAGTGCGCGAGCGCCTCGGACCTGCCGGgggggtggattttttttttttttttttttttttaagtggcgtCTTTTTCCACCTCCAACGGAGCTAACGACAGCCGCTCACGCAGCGTCGCGCTCGGGCGGCCGCGACGTCTTAGTGGCGGCAGCAACTTGCCCGCGGTGGGCTCGTGGGGGGGACGTTTTCCCGTTGGAAAAGAATCTGCGACACATCTGCACTCAGCACGGCGCAGAGGCGCGACCCCGTCGGGCGCGGGGGCGCGCGACGCCACTTGCACGGGAGAGAGCGCGCCCCCGTGTGGTCGCAGTGTGAACGTGGACTCCGAGACGCTTCATTCGGTCCAGTTGACGTCAGATTTTCTGTTCGGGTTGACTCCCTCAGCCTTCTTCTCTCCCGAGATTCCTTCAGGCAGGTGATGATACATCAGGGATAGGAGAGTACCGATAGCTGGCGTCATATCGAACCTATGCTGGCCTTATTTCAATGGATCGGTTGTCGATATTAGTAATGAATATTGCTGTATACCCAAATGTTGGCAATCCGCTATTTTTGTACGTTAGGGGGATTTTGGCcacgacacaaaaaaaaaaaaaaacaaaacaaacataacaTCATACTTACAggtgctgtttttcttcaggtggAACTGGGCCAGAGTCAAGGTGGAGGGAATTATCAACAGGTTCAAATACCAGTCAGCGTTCGTACAAACTTCTAGAAAgcaaaaactgtccaaaaagCCTACTGAAACAACAAAGCTTCAAAAACACTTTGGCATGAGTTTGAATGCGACCGCTTAATTATAAAACACAGCTACATCGCATTTCTAAGAGGGTGTGCAAACTTGTGCAAAAACAtgatcttcatttttttccctacttcCGCTCTCAAAAAGTTTAAGTGAGTTTCTGTATTGTGccacacaaatattaaaaacaccCCAGTGcatgtgtttaaatgtttttatctaGGCCAGGTACTCCTAAGTATTAATTACTTTCAAGTGTATGTGAGTTACACAGTAATGACAAAGCAGCAATTTTCTCATCGGGGATCAATCACATGATCAGTCGGGGAAGTGAAAGTATTCATTTATCAAAACGTTGATAGTGCCCCAAAACCCATTTTTGTAAGCTTCAATTTATTTCATTCTTAAAAGGAACAACTTTACATATTTTACACccaaattataatttaaaaacaagtttactTTAGCCAGTAGGCGggatggtggttcagctggaaaacgttggcctcacagttctgaggtccgggttcagtcccggacccgcctgtgtggggtttgtatgttctccccatgcctgggtgggtttcctcccagattccgaaaacatgcaacattaattggacactcgaaattgcccgtaggtgtgattgtgagaatgactgttgtctgtctctatgtgccctgtgattggctggcaaccagttcagggtgtaacccgccccctcccgcccgttgacagctgggataggctccagcacgcccacgaccctcgtgaggagaagtggcgaaggaaatggatggacttcAGTCAGTAGTaggaaacaataaaagtacaactaCTTACTGTAGTTAAGTAAATGTTTCTGGGACAGTATCAGTACTTCTGAGTATTCTGATGACTGTTTACTTTTAAAGCCTACATTTGGAAACAGAGATATGTATTTTCTAATATCCTCAGCCGGCAAACTACCAGCCaatggttattaaaaaaaaaaaacagctgtgctCTAACTTTGGCTTGCAAATGTTCCTTTTGacctgtgacccccccccccccccccacgactgTATCTGCTAATAAAACGACCACAAATAATTATTTCGGAGCAATGGCCCATTTAATACACTCGCACTGCAGCTTTGACATAAAGTGCAATTATAAGCATTTGAAAtttacacaggaaaaaaaaaagtgatgtagtttttttttgttaaaactgGACGCTGTGATATTGATTGCTGTGGCAAAGAAAGAAACATATGACATGGCATTGGATCAGGACAGGTAAACAATCACCGTTTACAAATGATAAGCATtgtatatgacaaaaaaatccttGGCAGCGAGAGCGAAGACAACTTTGACGGCGCTTTGGAATACACGCGTGGAACTGCCTGTAAACAAGTTAAGGCCAATATTGTCCCGAAGGCAATACATTTCAGCTCAATCATCTCAGAGCTACGACGACAAATCTCTCATAAGGCTCATTTCACAAAACATCCacatggcactttttttttttttttaaacggtcaCCCCCTCCGCATTGTTCgagcaaatgaaaacaaacattctcTGAGGAGCTTCGAGAGCAGCTACAAGTTGGCAAGCGTGCTGACGCATCAGCAATTCTGTTTCATCATGGAACGACAAAGTCATCAGATGACTTCCATCTTCAACAGTTATTCATaaataatcatctttatttgcttgTCCTGACACTTTTGACTGTGTAACACAAAATAAGCCTTAGTTCTGAAgtaggacaacaacaacaaaaattctcAAACAGCATGCCATCGCTGTCAGGCGGAAACACGTCCAAGTATGGTCAATTTCCTATTTTCCGCTGTCAGGCGGAAACATGTCCAAATATAGTCCAtttcctatttttttattttttacaaatggaTATAATTGTTCTGCCCCCATTaaaattgttgaaaatattttgagaaaaagaGATCAATTAACTGTCTGAGAAGTGTTGTAAAACTTCACagttgagtaaaaaaaacatatgaggTTTGGTAAGAAATGGTAGATTGTATACAAAAAACACTAAACAATCATCCTCAATTTTTGAGTCAGTTAATCTTTCATAAATTCACCCCCtcctgcatttttatttttaaacccatCCACTGTTTACATGCTTAGGCCAAAGGAATAAAAAACAATGCTTTGGCGCATCGGTTGGTGTTTTGGCGCCATGGAACTGCCGAGGtgaattgaggagcttcattcgGACCGACGCGGTCCTTTGCTGCGTCGCTGTATGGCAATTAAATGAATACAATGCTCTGTTTAAATACGAGACAGTGCATTCATAAATCAAAAGAGAAGTCCCCCCCCTCTGCATTTTGGCGTAGTTTGaattaattacaattttatCTGTGCCGCTTTAAAACAAGGAACACGTGACATTCGGATGACAACGGTGGATTGGtgagaaaacaaaagcaaatgcaaGCAGATACACAAAACTGTGCTGTCGTCCAACAAGTACAGCCGCTAAAAGTGTTAACGTAGGGGGGGATGCACCCGCGTAAATATGAATTTATCAATGCACCGGCTGCTGCCTCGCCAGCTGCTCAGAGACCGACTTCCTGAATTTAAGTCCCTGCCACTTTGAACGGTGAACTAAAGCTACGAGCGCCAAATGTGGCTTTccactgtggtactgcatacgtcgcaactgcaaaaaaaaaaaaaaaaacatacggggggaaaaaaaggtgataCAAAAACTCTACActggatagtttttttttttttttgcatgaaatggaAGTGTGCAAACATGGTTCTGCAGTTTTTggaatttgtgaaatactgtGATATACAGGAAGGCGCTACAGCATTTACTCAATATCCTTGATATCTAGCTTAAGGTACTGCACATGTACTACTGTAATACCGTACGCTGTCCTCACCAGTAAACCAATTATTCACATTAGTAGAACGTATTAGTGTCACATTTGGGCTACTATTATGCAATTAAACCGTCAACTTATTTAAAATACTATATAGTAGATACGTATCGTTGACGAGCAACCTTCTTATCAAGGGTATCAAATAGATGCAAATGGCTTTCCAGAAAACcatttcaataattttttttgtccttgatATCCAACAGAAGTTCAGAGTACTAGTACACGCTAGCAGAGAAACAATGGCATACTAGTATCGAAACTACATGTTACTCGTGGGGCAAAAGTGTGCACTACTTGACAGCTGTGTACTATTAGTTCTACAAGGGACAAAAAAATCTACTAGTTAATGTCTAGCACTTCACTAGTATAACTAGTAGCACACAAATGTCAACGAGTTCACAGTTGTGCTTAGTTAGTAACATGCAGTTGTACTGCTAGTCTTGTCAAAGTTACCTCAAATGTTTGTCGGAGGTCATACAGCAGTGGGAAAAAAcacgactactactactaagaTAGTCATTGTATTAGTGGGGCAAAATTGTGCACTATTTGACAGCTGTGTACTATTAGTACtacaagtgacaaaaaaatctacTAGTTAATGTCTAGCAACTTCACTAATATTACTAGTAGCACACAGATGTTAACTAGTTCACAGTTGTGCTTCGTTAGTAACATGTAGTTGCTAATGTTTGCAGAAAAGTCATAcagcagtggaaaaaaaaaaacattactactACTAAGATAGTCGTTGTACTAGTGTGCTGAATTGTCATGCTAGTGAGGACACGGCATTCTAGTAGACTGACCTTTAACCTGGAGATTAAGGATATCCAACATTTGCTCAAGCAGCTTTCCATAGTGATGTTCTCATGATACTGTAGTACTGCTGTAGCATCAAAAATACAATAGGATGCACTACCCAAAATACTCGCTAGTATCTGGTGGGTCTTGCATTTTGTTGCCACCTCAGTAGTCCTGCGTCTGCACAAAGTGTACAGTCTGCGAGACGCACTCTCGTCGTATGCAGTACAAAAAGTGTTGCGGCAAAGCAATGGCAAACGAAGAGTCAGACATTGTCGGGGGTGAACGAGAGCACGCTTTGGTGAAACTGAAGGAACGGCGAAGAAATGCTCCCCTCGGCAAAGGGCGAGACAACATTTCAAGAGTACTCCGGGACTTTGAGGATGTGAAccgtaaaaaaaggaaaaaaaattatatatataaaccagCAGATCGCAACTGAGTGAAAAATAAGTCAAGTTgtagaaaacaagaaaaagaaaaagcagaaacTGAACAGTGTCTTCTTTGAAGTCAAGAGCTGTCATTCACTGGTCCTCCCTGGAAAGTGTTTGCTTTCGTCACCGCTTTGGAATCCGTTCGCTAGAGTTCAGCAATTGATCGTGTAAACGCCAAAGgagggaaaagaaaataaaataaatccaccAGTGAATAAATCTCAACGGCAGGGGAAAAGCccggctgcgattggctgcccgGGGCGTTCTCAGCTGTCGGACCGCCACGTTTGTCGCGCCTCCACTTCCTCCGACACCACCAACAGAAGTTCACAGTTCTTCCCTCGCAGCTGCTGGCGGAGGAACTTCCTGGTTTGTGGTCAGGAATTACAAGAAAACAGAAGAGCCTCAGTCAAGAAAAACAACTCGCGGTCCACCTGAGGAAAAACTGCAAACCGCAAAAAAACTTCTTTCAAGGGTGGGGGAACCTTGACAAGCACCACAAGAAGCTTTTTGTTTCCAGTTGGCGTTCAAAGGGCATCACAAAGCTGGGCTGAGAAGTAAGGAAGATTTCTTATAGGCGATATCGTACAAaagtgtaccccccccccaaaaaaaaaaaacaaaaagaactcTCTCCtctaacaaacacaaaaagcagAATTTCTATGGAACCCATCATCCGATTTTCTAAATTCTTACTAtgagtgggtgggggtggggggcatgcCCAGACTCAGCATTTTGACAGATCTTGTCACATTGCAATTAAAATAATACtgttatgggaaaaaaaaacactactcaGAATACAATTAGGattattctattaaaaaaaaaaaaaaaaaaaaaaagcaaaatagaatcttcacggcggcacggtggtacagccggtaaagcattggcctcacagttctgaggtcccgggttcgatcccagccccacctttgtggagtttgcatgtcctccacgtgcctgcgtaggtttcctccggtttcctcacacaacccaaaaacatgcatcattaattggacgctctaaattgctcctaggtgtgattgtgagtgtggctttttgcctctatgtgccctgcgataatcggctagcgaccagttcagggtgtaccccgcctcctgcccgttgacagctgggatagcctccagcactccccgcaacactTGTCaagataagcgtcaaagaaaaatgCATGGAAAATCCTCCTCTCGAACCCGAGAGTTTCACCTGAGCTCATCTGGACTCCCGATGGGTTGAGGGCCACGCAGTTTGGAGTCCAGGTTGTAGTAGACGCCCGCCACCTCCCGGACCCCGATCCAGTGCTGGCGTTTGAGCGGCAGCTGCAGAGGCCCCCAGCGCAAATTGGACGGAACATTGAGAATGAAGCCGGTCACGTTGGCCAGCTCGATGCTGCCGACGTCCCTGCAGCACAACAAAGACCACGTTTGTACCTTTTGGACTGAGCGTTTTTCATCTAACCTTCCGACTTTCGGTTTTGCGAAAAACGAGCCGTTAAAAGCGGCAACCTAACGGGCTCTTCACACCTACGCGGAAAACGTACGTTTTAAAAGAAGTGGCTCACTTCACACACATTAGGACAGAATCAGTGGGGCCGAAACATGAAGTATGCATAATCAGAACTAATAAAAGTTTGCCTTTACAGAGATTGTAATTCTCAGTACCCCAACAACGTGAATTCATGTCACATCAGCCtcgggaaaacaaacaaacaatacttCTTTTCTGATAACCTTTTGCTGAGAGAAGCATGTCTGAGGCTAAAGTCCTGATAACAACAAAactgataaaaagaaaaaaaaataactgaggaCTGAATATATTTGAAACTCTTCAGCGGGAGGAACATGAGGCCAAACAGGATTTTGCCTTTGAAATTCCTGTAAATGGGAACACAAGACATGGAAAAGACGtaaatatacacaatatatttGCTAACTATGCTGTTTTGCGGACAGTAAAACAGTTCGCAGTGATTCATTCGACCTGCATTCCATTTCTATTTAAGAGGAGTAATttgagtcccccccccacccccccgttTTAAAGAACACTTTTAATatcaccgtattttccgcactataaggtgcaccctcaatgaatggcctattttaaaactttttttttccaaatgtaaggcgcatagaatagaagcaacagtagaggctggggttacgttatgcatccatcatatgaagctgcactaaaggctcaatactgagccttgtaccgtaattcctggcccaCAGAGTGCacatggttataagcctcacccagtatatttgtaaaggaaatggaatttggtacatacatatgccgcagctgtgcaaaagccgcaagtgcccacattgaaacacgagatatttacaaagactgtacacagaaagagtttagcactaacgctagtgtcgCGCTAACattgccggttaaaaaaaacaaaaaacataccgataaaaatcacgaAAACAAGGGAGTAatacgctagcgctgtgctaacagggccggaccggtaaaagtcacttcctctgcacatatattccaccggtctcactcttaccttttccgctcgagtgtccccttgcggccgttagaaagaatgcacaaattagccgcatcaccgcataaaccgcagggttgaaagtgtgtgaaaaaagtcgcgttttataggctggaaattaccgtataaggcgcaccggattacaAAgcacaccgtcggcttttgagaaaattaaaggcttttaggtgcgccttatagtgcggaaaatacagtaacttaATGGATGgatctgaaaacatttttgcatttctacccttttatttaaaaaccgGGCATTATTTCTAATTGGGACAATGCACAAGCATCAATTGACTATGATTGAGTTACTGTAACTTTTCAGGATATtggtaaaaatatttgacattttttttcaaaattcaaagcaGAGGTTTCCAAATGTCCAAAGTAAAACATGCCTGGGGTcgataaaggttgggaaatgctgggaaaaaaaaaagtgggtgggAGGTGTACTCGGTTCTCGGTACTAAGCCCGTGTAAGCTAAAGCCGGCAAAGGTTTCCTTCAAGTTGACTTTACACACCTCCTTTTATCCCACCAAACTGCCTCAAAGCCCCGCGTCTGCAGGGCGGCCATGATGACGTTCACGTCGTAGTTCCCGTTTCCCAGCATGCCCTTCTTGTGAGGCGTCACCAGAGTGCTGGGGGAAAGCctttgagagagaaagagagagctaGGAACCCGTTAGGCGCATTCACGCGTACCGAGGTACACTTTGGTCACACCTCTGGTAGATCTCCTGCAAGGCGTCCCTGCTGAAGGCTGAGCCGTCCTGAAAGACGTTATTGAGCGCGTGCAGGGCGCACAGCTCCCGCCGCTGCTTCTCGTGGTAAATGGTCGCACGTGTGGCTGAGGCTCGAGGAAGCTGCGGCGTGGTGAGCGTGCAGGAGAAGGTGGGAATATCCTGGTGCGCTTCCCCGCACTTGCGCTCCGGCGCTCTGGCGACCCCGCCGGGGCATTTCTGCTTGCTGACCTTCCAGGGCATGCAACCCAGCTCCTGAAGGCCCCCCTTGCTCTTCCCCTTCCACTCGCCACCCGGATACGGAGCGCTGCCCATCCCGCGTCGTTCGCCGCACGCCTTCAGGTGGCTACGTCTGCATCATGACAACCATCGCCATGGTGACCACTCAGCCGCTTGGACAAGAGGACCTTTTGTGTTTTGGGTTgattgaaggggggggggtcgagccTTAATTTGGATACACAGTCTGTCTTGGATGGTAAAACTGGAAAAAACAGAAGCGGTCCGCCACAGTGACAACTGTCTCCATCCTCTATGCGATTTGGCGTTGACCGTCTTCCATCTTAGAGTTTTTTGGCTTTTTGTTCCATCAGCAGGCTGGCAAACTTCCACAGTCGATGTCAGAAACTAAAGAAACGACAAACAAGGGTCGGAGTCAGAAACCGAGGGCAGTTCGTTACGAAAAGCGAACAATCAGATTTCGGTCAGCGCAGCCCAGCATGACAACATAAACATCCTGAGCAGCTTTGGAGGAAGCTGGCAGCTCAGTTAGCTAGCAGCAACACAACAGCCTCGCAAGGAACGcgcaagcgcacacacacacacacacacacacacacacacacatacacacacgcacacgttcGCCTTTCCTGACGCTAAAAGCCGCAAATATACTCACCGACAGAAACACACGCGTCCAGATTGGAGCGAAACCGCAGCGGTGCCAGATTGTCTCGTCTCGTGCCTGCGCGACGATACGCGACAACGTTGTCTTGAGCAAACAAGCCTTGAGTGgctcctctttctctctctctctctcttttaaaaaacacattcaataACTTGTTTATTGGGCGGCGACAACTTACCCAAGCACTTCTGTCCCCCCCTCCCTACCCGTGGGTGGCTTTGAGGGCTGTGTCCCTTTTTCCTGACGGCAGTCGTTGGCTCCTTTGTCTCCCGTGACTTTTCCCCAAGTGGCGGCTGGCTGGgtctggggagggggggcgcaTGCGCACCGACTTGGCCCGGGCTCCATGTTGCCGTGGCTGCGTGCGTCACTCGGCCGAGGCAGGAAAGAAAAAGGGGCGAGCGGGCGGGCTCGAACCGCACCTTTCCACCTCATTGTTTCGAATCAAATTGGGAGTCATTCCATgggataaaataatttattaactAAAGTTTACAACCTCCGTTCAAATATTTGGAATATTTATATTGAACTTTAGGGGAAAATCTGTTGCTTACATAACAACATAGACAGTGACCTCAGATTAATAGCAGCAAAAAATGAGGAATGCTAATGGTACCATGTTGGTATTCCGTACGAGAAGTtaataaaggggaaatccagtgctttgcatgaacggtgtatccaataggtcatgtaatatgtaccctattttgacaatgtgatgttaaatcctctctcatttaatagtgttttgagaatttttttatcgacaattacgaattttcaggggcgccgccattttcgcaagtcataTGACCTAcatgtgcggatgtgacgtgtaccgtacCCTTGTACAAGACAGCCTTAGACTCAAATTTTAAGAGTGCCATGATTCAATTAATGGTTGCTTGAAATTGGGCTAATAA of the Syngnathoides biaculeatus isolate LvHL_M chromosome 22, ASM1980259v1, whole genome shotgun sequence genome contains:
- the josd1 gene encoding josephin-1, with protein sequence MGSAPYPGGEWKGKSKGGLQELGCMPWKVSKQKCPGGVARAPERKCGEAHQDIPTFSCTLTTPQLPRASATRATIYHEKQRRELCALHALNNVFQDGSAFSRDALQEIYQRLSPSTLVTPHKKGMLGNGNYDVNVIMAALQTRGFEAVWWDKRRDVGSIELANVTGFILNVPSNLRWGPLQLPLKRQHWIGVREVAGVYYNLDSKLRGPQPIGSPDELRKFLRQQLRGKNCELLLVVSEEVEARQTWRSDS